GCGGTGGTGACGAGCTGCTCCGCCGCCTCCAGGTAGCCGCGGGCCTCCGGGCGGTCCAGCACGAATTCGGAGACTGCGGTCTCCAGGCCGCTGTGGTCACGCAGCTGCGGGTCCCAGTACGGGTTCGGCAGGAACCGGGCGTCGAACATGAGGTCCACGTCGCGGGGCGCGCCGTTCTTGAACCCGAAGGACTGCACCGTGATGTGCTCCTTGCGGTCGGACAGTGAGGTGAAGTAGTCCTCGATGATCCGGCGCAGGTCGTGGACGCTGGTGCCGGAGGTGTCGATGACGATGTCGGCCCGCTGCCGGATCGCGCGCAGCATCTCCCGCTCCCGGTCGATACCCGCCTGCAGCGTCTCGTCGCCCTGCAGCGGGTGGGTGCGCCGCACCCGACCGAACCGCTGGATGAGCGTGCGGTCGTCCGCGTCGAGGAAGAGGGTCACCGGCCGGCGTCCGGTGTCGTGCAGCCGGCCGAGGACCTCCGTCAGCGACCCGACGAAGGCGCGGGACCGCACGTCGGCGACGATGGCGAGCCGTTCCACCGGCGACTCGGAGGAGAAACTGAGTTCGACCATCCGCGTGATGAGCTCCGGCGGGAGGTTGTCGGCGACATACCAGCCGAGTTCCTCGAGGACGGTGGCCGTCTCCTTCCGGCCGGCGCCGCTCATCCCCGTCACGAGGATGAGGGACGCCTCCTGCTGATGCTCGGTGTGATGCTCGCGGCGGGTGTCCATGGCGACCATCCTAGCCGTCGGCCGCGGGCGACAATGCCGCGATGACGTTCGCCGCCAGTTTCGGTCCGAAGCCGGGCAGTGCCGCGACGGCGTCCTCCCCCGCCTCGCGGACCTTCGCCACCGACCCGAAGGCCTTCACCAGCTGCGCCCGCCGCTTCGGCCCCAGCCCCGGCACGTCGTCGAGCGCGGAGCGGGTCATCCGCTTGCCGCGGCTGGACCGGTGGAACGTGATGGCGAACCGGTGCGCCTCATCGCGCAGCTGCTGCACCAGGTACAGCGCCTGCGAGTTGCGCGGCACGATCACCGGGTACTCCTCCCCCGGCACCCAGATCTCCTCGAGGCGCTTGGCGATGCCCACCAGGGTCACGTCGGTCACCCCGAGCTCGTCGAGGACCGCCTGTGCCGCCTCGACCTGGGGCCGGCCACCGTCGACGATGAACAGCTGCGGCGGGTAGGCGAACTTCTTCGACCCGGCCTCCGCCTCCTCGGCGGTGACCTCACCCTCCAGCCGTTCCGCCCCGAGGGTCTCCTCCCCGACGGGCACGGCGGACCGGTCCTCGCGGTAGCGCCGGAACCGGCGGCGCACGACCTCGGCGATCGACGCCACATCGTCGGAGTGGCCGCCGCCGGCCGCCTCCTTGATGCGGTACCGGCGGTAGTCCGACTTGCGGGGCAGTCCGTCCTCGAAGACGACGAGGCTGGCGACGACATCGGTGCCCTGGATGTGCGAGATGTCGGTGCACTCGATGCGCAGCGGCGGCTCGTCCATCCACAGCGCCTCCTGCAGTTCCTTGAGCGCGGCGGTGCGGGCGGTGAGGTCGCCGACGCGGGCGAGCTTGTGCTGCTTGAGTGCCAGGGTGGCGTTGTTGGCGGCGGTCTCCATCAGCGCCCGCTTGTCACCGCGCTGTGCGGTACGCACGGTGACCCGCGCCCCCCGCAGGCCGGTGAGCCACTCGGTGAGTTTCGCGACATTGGTCGGCAGTTCGGGCACGAGGATCTCCCGGGGCACCGGTTCCAGCGTCACCTCCCGGCTGCGCGCCCCCTCCGCCTTCGAGCTGCCGGCCACCGCGGATTCGGTGGCGTTCTGCAGCTCCGAGGTCTCGCCGTAGAACTGGGTGAGGAAATCCTCCAGCAGGGACGCCACCCCGTCCCCGCCGGTCTCACCGCTGTCCTCGGTGGAGGCGGTCCGTTCGACGACCCAGCCGCGCTGGCCGCGGATCCGTCCGCCGCGGACGTGGAAGATCTGCACCGCGGCCTCGAGCTCGTCGGTGACCACGGCGATGAGGTCGGCGTCGGTCCGGTCGGAGAAGACCACGGCCTGCTTCTCCATGGCCTTCTCCATCGCACCGAGCTGGTCCCGCAGTGAAGCGGCCCGTTCGAAGTCCAGGTCGCCGGCCGCCGCCTCCATCTCGTGGCGGACGTCGCGCATCACCCGGTCGGTGTTGCCGCCGGCGAGGAAGGAACAGAACCCGTCGACCAGCTCCATGTGCTGTGACGGCGAGATCCGGCCGACACACGGTGCCGAGCACCGGTCGATGTAGCCGAGCAGGCAGGGGCGTCCCAGCTGCTCGTGGCGCCGGTAGACCCCGGCGGTGCAGGTCCGCACCGGGAAGACGCGGGTCAGGGATTCCAGGGTCTCCCGGATCGCCCACGCCTTCGGGTACGGCCCGAAGTAGCGGACCCCCTTCTTCCGCGGTCCGCGGTAGAGGAACGCGCGGGGGAACTTCTCCTTCACGCTGACCGCGAGCATCGGGTAGGTCTTGTCGTCGCGGTACATGACGTTGAACCGCGGGGCGAACTTCTTGATCCACGTGTACTCGAGATTGAGTGCCTCGAGTTCACTAGAGACGACCGTCCACTGCACGTGGTCGGCCGTGTACACCATCGTGCGGATCCGCGGATTGAGGTGTGCCGGGTCCTGGAAGTAGTTGGACAGCCGGTTCCGCAGGTTCTTGGCCTTGCCGACGTACAGGACGCGGTCGTCGGCGTCCCGGAAGGTGTAGACCCCCGGGTCGGTGGGGATCGTGCCGGGGGCAGGGCGGTAGGAGGCGGGGTCTGCCATGGCTTGCGGCCTCCTACTCGTCGGGCATGTACTTGTCTTCCAGCGTACGGAAGGCTTCGACGGTCCCGGCGATCGTGGCCTTGTCCCCGATCTGCATCGCCATCATCGGCACGAACTCGAAGTCCGGCAGCTCGAGCCGGGCGGACCGGCTGTTCCGGGGGAAGGACAGGCCGTGGATCATCTCCCACGGGTAGAACTGTGCGCCGAAGATGTTGCGCACCTCCACCCCACGCCGGTTCACGCGGACCCGGGGGCGGCGCAGCAGGAGGCAGGCCGCCGAGATCAGCAGTCCGAGGCCGATGAAGGAGACCTGGTCCACACCCGTGACGGTGGCGCCGGTGTCCCCCACCCCGGACACGACCGCCATGAAGATGTGCACGACCATGACGACGGCGATGAGGATCCACGCGAGTTTCCGCATCCAGGGGGAGGTGACCACCAGCTGCCAGTCCTCGCCGGTGGTGCTGGTCGCCTGGGTGTTCTTCACTGTCTCAGCCGCGCTCACGGCACCCCACGTTACCCCGGTGCCACGACCGTGCCTAACCGGTGCCCGACCGGTCCCCGTCACCCCCGCGCGGCGATGTCCCGCAGCACGAGGACGGAGTGCAGGGCGGCGCGGGCGGCGTCCGCCCCCTTGTCCTCCACCGCACCGTCGACGCCGGAGCGGTCGACGGCCTGCTGGTGGTTCTCCACCGTCAGGACGCCGTTGCCGACCGGCTTTCCCGCGTCAAGGGCGACCCGGGTCAGACCGTCGGTGACCGACCGGCAGACATAGTCGAAGTGGGCGGTGTCGCCCCGGATGACGCAACCGTTGGCGACGACGGCGTCCCGCGTCTTCAGTGCCTCGGCGGCGACGACGGGCAGCTCGACGGCCCCGGCTACCCGCCAGTCGTCGACCTGCACGCCGAGTTCCCGCAGGGCGGCGACGGCGTGGTCGTGCAACCGGTCGGTGATCTCCGCGTTCCAGGCTGCGGAGATGACGGCCATGCGCAGGCCCTCCCCGGCGCCGGGGCGCAGCGTGATCTGGGCGAGTCCTTCAGCGGACATGACGGCTTCCTAACTGCTCAGGGAATCGAGCTGGTGGCCCATCCGGTCACGCTTGGTGCGCAGATAGGCCTCGTTCTCGGGGTTGGCGGGCAGCTCGATGGGCACCCGGCGGGCCACGGAGATACCGTGACGCTCCAGGTCGAGCCGCTTGGCGGGGTTGTTGGACAGCAGCGCGACGGAGGTCACGCCGAGATCGCGGAGGATCTGGGCGGCGGCACTGTACTCACGGGCGTCGGCGGGCAGCCCCTGGGCCGTGTTCGCGTCGACGGTGTCCAGCCCCTCGTCCTGCAGGTTGTAGGCGCGCAGTTTCGGCACCAGGCCGATGCCGCGGCCCTCCTGGCCACGCAGGTAGATCAGCACGCCGCGACCGGCCTCACTGATGCGGTCGAGGGCGGCGTCCAGCTGTTCGCCGCAGTCGCAGCGCAGCGAGCCGAAGATGTCACCGGTGATGCACTCGGAGTGGATGCGCACCGGCACATCCTCACCGCCGTCGGACGCCGGGTCCCCGGCCACCAG
This is a stretch of genomic DNA from Corynebacterium nuruki S6-4. It encodes these proteins:
- the ribH gene encoding 6,7-dimethyl-8-ribityllumazine synthase — encoded protein: MSAEGLAQITLRPGAGEGLRMAVISAAWNAEITDRLHDHAVAALRELGVQVDDWRVAGAVELPVVAAEALKTRDAVVANGCVIRGDTAHFDYVCRSVTDGLTRVALDAGKPVGNGVLTVENHQQAVDRSGVDGAVEDKGADAARAALHSVLVLRDIAARG
- the rapZ gene encoding RNase adapter RapZ; this translates as MDTRREHHTEHQQEASLILVTGMSGAGRKETATVLEELGWYVADNLPPELITRMVELSFSSESPVERLAIVADVRSRAFVGSLTEVLGRLHDTGRRPVTLFLDADDRTLIQRFGRVRRTHPLQGDETLQAGIDREREMLRAIRQRADIVIDTSGTSVHDLRRIIEDYFTSLSDRKEHITVQSFGFKNGAPRDVDLMFDARFLPNPYWDPQLRDHSGLETAVSEFVLDRPEARGYLEAAEQLVTTALPGYRREGKHFITVAVGCTGGQHRSPAVVEALAARLRALPDLDVRTVHRDLVPFDGAEQPGEATR
- the uvrC gene encoding excinuclease ABC subunit UvrC, with the translated sequence MADPASYRPAPGTIPTDPGVYTFRDADDRVLYVGKAKNLRNRLSNYFQDPAHLNPRIRTMVYTADHVQWTVVSSELEALNLEYTWIKKFAPRFNVMYRDDKTYPMLAVSVKEKFPRAFLYRGPRKKGVRYFGPYPKAWAIRETLESLTRVFPVRTCTAGVYRRHEQLGRPCLLGYIDRCSAPCVGRISPSQHMELVDGFCSFLAGGNTDRVMRDVRHEMEAAAGDLDFERAASLRDQLGAMEKAMEKQAVVFSDRTDADLIAVVTDELEAAVQIFHVRGGRIRGQRGWVVERTASTEDSGETGGDGVASLLEDFLTQFYGETSELQNATESAVAGSSKAEGARSREVTLEPVPREILVPELPTNVAKLTEWLTGLRGARVTVRTAQRGDKRALMETAANNATLALKQHKLARVGDLTARTAALKELQEALWMDEPPLRIECTDISHIQGTDVVASLVVFEDGLPRKSDYRRYRIKEAAGGGHSDDVASIAEVVRRRFRRYREDRSAVPVGEETLGAERLEGEVTAEEAEAGSKKFAYPPQLFIVDGGRPQVEAAQAVLDELGVTDVTLVGIAKRLEEIWVPGEEYPVIVPRNSQALYLVQQLRDEAHRFAITFHRSSRGKRMTRSALDDVPGLGPKRRAQLVKAFGSVAKVREAGEDAVAALPGFGPKLAANVIAALSPAADG
- a CDS encoding PH domain-containing protein, whose protein sequence is MSAAETVKNTQATSTTGEDWQLVVTSPWMRKLAWILIAVVMVVHIFMAVVSGVGDTGATVTGVDQVSFIGLGLLISAACLLLRRPRVRVNRRGVEVRNIFGAQFYPWEMIHGLSFPRNSRSARLELPDFEFVPMMAMQIGDKATIAGTVEAFRTLEDKYMPDE